The Malus sylvestris chromosome 14, drMalSylv7.2, whole genome shotgun sequence genome segment GTTCTTATTTCAATTGAAAGTGCAAcggcgaatttgaatcacattatttttcttcacttgttagtgagaggtcttaggtttgattctcgccaaatgcgaatttgaaccacattatcgttagctcattgtgaggttaagtcaACCTCCTTTTGTTTAGTGTAGATactattatttgttaaaaataaaaaattaaattacattaaattaaattaaattaaataaaactgaAAGTGCAAACCCTTGCAATTATAACTACTTTTAGTAATTCATTTTAGGTGATGGACTTGTATATATTTCTCATTGCCAATGAGCGTATGCATTTTAATTTtgactttttagccaaaatgatccttAAGATTGATGTCACTATTTattttggtccttgagatttaaatcaataaaagttATATCTAAGATTGTCCACctttaattattttggtcattctatgaaaaatctcaattaaattgaagaaatcaccaACTCACGTGGAAAGgttgaattgacaaaaacatccTCAATCTAAAGgagatttttcacaaaaatgaccaaaatgattgacgatggacaatctcagagaccacttctatcgattttaaatatCAAAGACCACAATGAGGAGGTATGTCAATCTCATAAATAaatcattttagctaaaataaaaataaaataaaccttTAATTTTTTCGGAAACTGTATTAGCGCCACtaagataactctctctctctctctctctctctctctctctctctctctctctctctctctctctctctctctctctctctctctctctctctctctccatttagACTCTATAAGTACCaattaagaagaaattaaatgacaaataagtgttctaaaaaaaaaaaaacaaaaagacaaaaatgacaaataagtaaaagaaaaagagaagagtctgaagtttttgttttttctggcCATGAATGAATCTTTACtctttttatgtaataaatcaCGTTGGTAGCAGAGAAACAAGGACTTTGGTATTCATGGCCCTTTGCATGTGGGAAGACCTACAAACAGGCCCATGATGTAAACCTACCAACGGCCCAATCTAGGTCAGCCCAAAAACTTCTTCGAAAAGTTAAAATACTCAAGTGGATGCTTTGTGAATGAAATGGTTTGAGTGGAGCTAAgctacacaattttttttttaacaagtggTACTATCTACATTAAGAAGGAGAaggtgggtttagcctcacaatgggctagcaataatatgattcaaattcgtctttaacaaaaattgaacctaaaaactcactttcaaaagaagaaataatagtGCTAGTAATAATTTGATACAAACTCGTCTTTCATAAGATTCAAATGTCAGACCTTTTACTTATAAAAGAAGAGGAATaccatcaaattatattgctAGTGGCCCCTTTGTTTCCCGACTTCAAAATTGTATAAATCAAGGAAGAATGAAATGATAAACAAGACGTGGAGGGCGGAAAGAGAAACAAGTGTGAAATCACGTACTCAAGATCAACATCACAAGTAAATTATATTGAATTGCAAACGTAACTTCCAAGATTAGACGATCAAGTACacaaaacaagaaactaaagcCCTTGCCAAATCAAGTAAAAGGCAAAACAGTTCAAGATACCTTTGAACAACGTATACAAATTGATTGACAAAAAAGGTCTTTGAACATACACATATAGAGATCACATCTACAAAGTGGGAAAGGCTCCGTTCATTTCCCGTTGCATGCGTTGTCACACTTCTTGTAGTTGTTAACTTATATTACATCATTGGTGGCCCCAACAATTACGAGTCATTAGATAAGAACCTAGGTTTTTTTAGTGCTAATCACCACTCGTCTTCGAGACTAGCCCGGTGGAAACACATGACAGTACAGACAAATATGAAGAACGAAAAGAATTCAATCCACATAGCAGGTGTCTCAATCATATGAGCGTGCCTAAGAATGATGGGAATGGCTATGCTCCCAACAGTTGATGCACCAGTCAAGAATTTAGCTGCATTTATCCACCTGCAATACATAGAGAAAAACGAGGAAGGCGTTAATGTGACTTTGGCTAATAGAGATTCTTTGTAAGGGCAGTTTACCAGTGGCACAAGTTCCATGGGCTACTGGTTATTCGGAGAGTAAACATCACTACTTACATAAATAATTACTTACTGATGTGTTAAAAGGATTGATCTTTATGAATTGGCCCTCCTTTCAGCAATATTTCAATATGTACTTTTATGCTTTGTTCTACTTATCTATAAATCAAACTTCTACAATGAGCTATATTTCCCTCAGATTTCTAGAATGAGCTATACTTGTGTTATCTTCATGAATCATCCACACATGGCAACGGGTGGAAAAAACCTGGTTAGATCTAGTTGTGAGTTATACCATACGGGCGGACAAATAAATTGGTCCATGACACACAAGTATCATGGCATTAGAACTATGAGCTATCTATAAGGTAAAGAAAGTTATAAGTACAGGGTATATTACATATGAGGGATACATTAAGGAAGAAAATTTTGTTACGTAAGAGCTCAAAAAGACTCACCCATCGCTTTCCCTCGTAAATAAAACCTGAGTAGAACCACCACCAAAGAATAAGCAAGGCATGGGTACCAGCACGTACATCAGAGCTACAAGAATAATCAAAACTCACATCCCTTGATACTCAAAGAACCTAAATACCACGTAGAATAAACAACTTATATTAACTACTCTCACCAGATAACATTGGCCACCAATTGTTGTATAATGCACAAGCCTGCCACACATTAGAAGACATAATCATAATAACAAACAGTAAACGGTAAGCATATAAGACATTTGAGATCCAATTGGCAGttaagttcaaaaccattctctCCCTTAATCTGGTAATATATCACCAAGCATTATTATTAATACAGCAAGCGATATAATAGCCCTTTTCAGAAGGAAAGGCAGCTTCAACAACACCCTGGCACTAGGGTTCTATAACTTTGTCATGGTAACCGGCTACTACGGCCATCTatatcaacaaaagaaaaagaagagaaagaaaatctAACCCACACAAGAATTATTGGTTGCTGTAATAAAATATCAATGCACAAATGGCCTTTTACTACTTCGACATCATTAAACAAACCAGGGAATAAATCTACAAAATCCTCCCAACTCTAATGTGAAAAGGTAACAAGGAGAATACTTTTTAATCTGCATCCTATCCCTAACTTTCTTTTAGGGAAGTGTACCAGATTCTAGCTTAACTTTTCTTCTAAAGTGGGTTACAAGAAAATGGGAACAGCAATATATGCCAACTGCACAATGACCTGCATTAGAAGACAAGTTAAGCTAAAAACAAGCACACCGCTTCTGAATTCATAAAGTAAGATGATTCGCGAAGATAAACacaagtgtgtgtgtgcgcaCGCCTTATTCTTCATGCATCCAGCATATTTTTAAGGAAGAGTATGGATGACATAACAGAATACTAGGTTATAGCTGCAATTGAACAGACGCATATATCTGTAGGCTGGAGTACAAAGCAAACACCTTTTAAAACAATTCAGAACATGTAATAACCACAAGCTCACAACCAGTCAAgcgattaaaaaataaataataatataaacaaaagaCAAATACCAGGATTTGTAACAAGATGCTTGCTGAAAACATAAAAGCAAGTCCTGCAAGCCTGTACACCAAGAAATTCACTTCAGAAATGTGTTAAGTAGCTTCATAACATGGATGAATTTACATAACCAAATTCCTACTTACACTGCAAAGAACACGAACCATCAGCAATACGGGGAGGaacaatgcatcaaaacaaaaaactgtTAGTACTCAATCCCATCA includes the following:
- the LOC126600029 gene encoding vacuolar protein sorting-associated protein 55 homolog, which codes for MFSASILLQILACALYNNWWPMLSALMYVLVPMPCLFFGGGSTQVLFTRESDGWINAAKFLTGASTVGSIAIPIILRHAHMIETPAMWIEFFSFFIFVCTVMCFHRASLEDEW